The Argopecten irradians isolate NY chromosome 6, Ai_NY, whole genome shotgun sequence genome has a window encoding:
- the LOC138325653 gene encoding uncharacterized protein produces the protein MEESRTSGRGVPFASVLYSEPGALGLMSNIISALIVAIGNMVVGDETKLTLIIAGVHLILIGGFLQLVAGLLSFRRNDHLTATAFVVFATLWSFQGITYILTNDIPDLRGAALSGLVGYMAVTVALFICSLFVNFILPPVLVAMLLTLVFEAAGLYFLWAKRVAAAFELFIVITAIYAVVVMTTKGVSQRYVLPGFGNAPIDPLLIETSAKSKKKNEKRKNSKYAEPMGLGYIANIVPALMFSFHSLGFFTDFRPAMGILMCSSLCHILSSYYAFLRQDYFHSIQFISYFIFWISRGVGAFLSTLDVSMDTDLDYFGSWGMVLILFAILVVSTTQSVVVFLYNLTMTVIAILSVEHIPGSVRNYTFGVSSAVLALASVYLAIAHLLNSLAEKAVVYVGPEIIAAEKLQRTLGCLRKKTEESEDTPDLQRSDKDLNAVDSVAFLGNLVAAIALSPAEVTDGQSSLPWILVAGVLTNLYCARLAFGAGSLARTFMMIVLSLLWGTWSLVLFQGVEASQVKGAAIGVLCLHTSAMLMTTTFSRVWMLFSLSLEMNILALVFQVFSVNSRYMSLATSLLIGALAMYGTLSGILKGVIDSDALPSGQPILKPKIQNKEEKSPCQLLPSRKASALRRAAKLLDDGHVIGVPTDTVYALASSCKVPKSVSDIYHIKGRPAEKPICLCISNLDQLRAANPPFSNLLWKFMDACYPGGITCVVPKGEWLARLGVGDAIDYIGTKESLAIRVPDSSVLSYLTSVSGPVALTSANPSGEPDSLHHDAVIDTLGHKLAAVVCDDESNEIVASTVVNCAKIDEGVISYFRIGCVPKEQVDQIFEHVKSEINGESTRLNIGQLSVNGL, from the exons ATGGAGGAGTCTCGAACTAGCGGGCGTGGGGTCCCCTTCGCTTCTGTACTCTACAGTGAGCCCGGGGCCCTGGGGCTCATGTCCAACATAATCTCGGCTCTAATAGTAGCTATAGGTAACATGGTGGTCGGGGACGAAACTAAACTCACGCTCATCATTGCAG GAGTCCACCTTATCCTGATTGGAGGTTTCCTACAATTGGTGGCCGGTCTGTTGTCCTTTAGAAGAAATGATCACCTCACGGCAACAGCGTTTGTGGTATTTGCCACTCTTTGGTCGTTCCAGGGAATAACTTATATACTAACTAATGATATTCCAGATCTCCGTGGAGCCGCTCTGTCTGGGCTTGTAGGTTATATGGCCGTCACTGTGGCTCTCTTTATCTGCTCTCTCTTTGTTAATTTCATTCTGCCACCAGTACTTGTAGCCATGCTTCTGACACTTGTTTTTGAGGCTGCCGGTTTATATTTTCTATGGGCAAAAAGAGTTGCTGCAGCGTTTGaactttttattgtcattaCAGCTATTTATGCTGTCGTTGTCATGACAACAAAAGGTGTCAGTCAAAGGTATGTGTTACCAGGGTTTGGAAATGCTCCCATTGACCCGCTACTGATTGAAACGTCTGCAAAAAGTAAGAAGAAGAACGAGAAAAGAAAGAACTCGAAATACGCCGAGCCTATGGGTTTAGGCTACATCGCAAATATCGTACCAGCCCTCATGTTTAGTTTCCATAGTCTGGGATTCTTCACGGACTTCCGACCAGCTATGGGTATTCTTATGTGCAGTAGTCTTTGTCACATTTTGTCCAGTTATTACGCCTTCCTGAGACAAGACTACTTTCATTCCATACAATTCATTTCTTACTTTATCTTCTGGATCAGTCGAGGAGTCGGGGCGTTTCTCTCGACTCTTGACGTAAGCATGGATACAGATCTCGATTATTTTGGCTCCTGGGGTATGGTGTTGATCCTTTTTGCTATACTGGTGGTTTCTACAACGCAGAGTGTAGTCGTTTTCCTCTACAATCTCACAATGACCGTGATCGCCATTCTGTCAGTGGAACACATCCCTGGATCTGTCCGTAACTACACGTTTGGGGTGTCGTCTGCTGTTCTTGCCCTCGCCAGCGTCTACCTCGCTATCGCACATCTACTGAACTCATTGGCGGAAAAGGCCGTTGTATATGTGGGACCAGAAATCATAGCTGCCGAAAAACTTCAGCGGACTTTGGGATGTCTTCG AAAGAAAACAGAGGAAAGTGAAGATACGCCAGACTTACAGCGTAGTGACAAAGATCTAAATGCGGTGGACTCTGTCGCCTTTCTTGGAAACCTTGTGGCAGCCATTGCCTTATCTCCTGCCGAAGTCACGGATGGACAGAGTTCTCTCCCTTGGATTCTCGTGGCAGGAGTGCTTACAAACTTATACTGTGCTCGTCTTGCCTTTGGTGCAGGCAGTTTAGCACGGACGTTTATGATGATCGTCCTCTCACTATTGTGGGGAACGTGGTCATTGGTACTTTTCCAAG GGGTTGAAGCTTCCCAGGTGAAAGGTGCTGCTATAGGTGTGTTGTGTCTACACACGAGTGCTATGCTGATGACGACCACATTCTCCAGGGTATGGATGTTGTTCAGTTTGAGTCTAGAGATGAACATCCTGGCTTTGGTATTTCAAGTTTTCTCCGTTAATAGTCGGTACATGAGTCTCGCGACGTCACTTCTTATAG GTGCTTTAGCAATGTATGGAACTCTTTCTGGTATCTTGAAGGGGGTTATTGACAGTGACGCGTTGCCATCCGGTCAGCCTATTCTGAAG ccaaaaatacaaaacaaggAAGAAAAATCGCCATGCCAACTACTACCCTCGAGAAAAGCCTCCGCCCTTCGGCGAGCTGCCAAGCTCCTTGACGACGGTCACGTGATTGGTGTCCCGACCGACACAGTTTACGCTCTTGCTTCATCCTGTAAAGTTCCTAAGTCTGTCAGCGATATTTATCACATCAAGGGGAGACCAGCTGAGAAACCTATCTGTCTTTGTATATCAAACCTAGATCAACTGAGGGCAGCAAATCCTCCATTCAG TAACCTTCTTTGGAAATTCATGGACGCTTGTTATCCCGGGGGCATCACTTGTGTCGTACCGAAGGGGGAGTGGCTAGCAAGGTTAGGGGTCGGGGATGCTATAGATTACATCGGAACAAAAGAAAGTCTGGCCATCCGGGTCCCTGATTCTTCTGTCCTGTCATACCTCACAAGCGTTTCCGGTCCAGTGGCCTTGACCTCAGCCAATCCGAGCGGAGAACCAGACAGTTTACATCATGATGCAGTTATAGATACATTAG GACACAAACTAGCCGCGGTGGTATGTGATGACGAGTCGAACGAAATAGTAGCGTCCACCGTAGTCAACTGTGCTAAGATAGATGAAG GTGTTATTTCCTACTTTCGAATTGGCTGCGTGCCGAAAGAACAAGTGGACCAAATATTCGAACATGTTAAATCAGAAATTAATGGCGAATCCACAAGACTTAACATTGGTCAGTTGTCAGTAAATGGTTTGTGA